One window from the genome of Bradyrhizobium xenonodulans encodes:
- a CDS encoding DUF3280 domain-containing protein: MRRIRSILSAVLLLVLPAAYSPAGAEAGIGVAMDDFSYADTSAEPANQTAAHERRLQAFMAALRRDIGEGGRYRLVPSAQDGAAFKVIGGIQKTSTLVQWAKVAVIDVGAKKLVMDKLYTFRGDNDESWERAEIFVSREVMAALGTPAPVALAVFDFELEDTTAAAAGASATSDASYLAEVTASVRESLGQSGRYRIVDVGGEAAKAHALRDCGGCEAAIAQKLGADQSLIGVVRRVSRTEYTLGFQVRDARTGAVLARGDSGLRLGADYSWKRGAVRLVSDRLIESQ; encoded by the coding sequence ATGCGCCGTATCAGGTCGATCCTCTCTGCCGTCCTCCTCCTCGTCCTCCCGGCGGCCTATTCGCCGGCCGGTGCCGAGGCCGGCATCGGCGTTGCCATGGACGATTTCAGCTATGCCGACACGTCGGCAGAACCGGCTAACCAGACCGCCGCCCATGAGCGGCGGCTTCAGGCGTTCATGGCCGCGCTCAGGCGGGACATCGGCGAAGGCGGGCGCTACCGGCTGGTGCCGTCCGCCCAGGACGGCGCGGCATTCAAGGTCATCGGCGGCATTCAGAAGACCAGCACGCTGGTGCAATGGGCCAAGGTCGCCGTGATCGACGTCGGCGCCAAAAAGCTCGTGATGGACAAGCTCTACACCTTCCGCGGCGACAATGATGAATCATGGGAGCGCGCCGAGATCTTCGTGTCCCGCGAAGTCATGGCCGCCCTCGGCACACCGGCGCCGGTCGCGCTGGCGGTGTTCGATTTCGAGCTCGAGGATACGACCGCTGCCGCAGCGGGTGCATCAGCGACGTCAGATGCGTCATACCTCGCCGAAGTCACAGCCAGCGTGCGCGAGTCGCTCGGTCAATCCGGCCGCTATCGCATCGTCGATGTCGGCGGCGAGGCAGCGAAGGCGCATGCGTTGCGGGACTGCGGCGGCTGCGAGGCGGCGATCGCGCAAAAGCTCGGCGCGGACCAGTCGCTGATCGGCGTGGTGCGGCGGGTCAGCCGCACCGAATACACGCTCGGCTTTCAGGTGCGCGATGCCAGGACCGGCGCCGTGCTGGCACGCGGCGACAGCGGCCTGCGCCTGGGCGCGGACTATTCGTGGAAACGGGGCGCCGTGCGGCTGGTCAGCGACCGTCTGATCGAGAGCCAATAG
- a CDS encoding helix-turn-helix transcriptional regulator — translation MLEPSYTDLVVAIYQAAVRPELWASALELVADHLGVDSGMVLHLSASGDGNFIVHHRLRDDLNQLFLQYHTENPYSFAFARAPVGKTLMTGELVEKAVLHRSAFHADILAPQDIEEIIAVRHADLSRDGVGGILFNVSKARADVAGHAAARLDELVPHLSRAIDLTLLTSRANAGNCHLEQLLANMPGAVILLDGHGGILQMTPAAETLLGERDGLCTGGSSPVALRAQARDDASRLAACVKQALASARGEQPTLDDTLQVSRPSGRRALLVRVTPLPPPAFLPWSRVDGGARAMVQVVDPQAPVDAQAERLRRLVGLTAAETRVAALLASGLGLTEAAGVLGVSLNTVKTHARQVFAKAEVRSAAALARLVASIPAGPPRPAGTS, via the coding sequence ATGCTAGAGCCGAGCTACACGGATCTCGTCGTCGCGATCTATCAGGCGGCGGTTCGGCCGGAACTCTGGGCCAGCGCGCTCGAGCTGGTCGCCGACCATCTTGGTGTCGACAGCGGCATGGTGCTTCACCTTTCGGCCTCGGGCGACGGCAACTTCATCGTTCACCATCGCCTGCGCGACGACCTCAACCAGCTCTTCCTCCAATACCATACCGAGAATCCCTACTCATTCGCGTTTGCTCGGGCGCCGGTCGGCAAGACGCTCATGACCGGGGAGCTCGTCGAAAAGGCGGTGCTCCATCGCAGCGCGTTCCATGCCGACATTCTCGCGCCGCAGGACATCGAGGAGATCATCGCGGTGCGCCACGCCGATCTGTCCCGCGACGGTGTCGGCGGCATCCTGTTCAATGTCTCGAAGGCGCGGGCCGACGTCGCCGGGCATGCCGCAGCACGGCTCGACGAGCTCGTCCCTCACCTTTCCCGCGCCATCGATCTGACGCTCCTGACCAGCCGGGCGAATGCCGGCAACTGCCACCTCGAGCAATTGCTCGCGAATATGCCGGGCGCTGTCATTCTGCTGGATGGCCACGGCGGCATTCTCCAGATGACGCCGGCTGCGGAGACCCTGCTCGGCGAACGCGACGGGCTGTGTACCGGCGGGAGCAGCCCTGTCGCCCTTCGCGCGCAGGCGCGCGACGACGCCTCGCGCCTTGCAGCCTGCGTCAAGCAGGCGCTCGCATCGGCACGCGGAGAGCAGCCAACCCTCGATGACACGCTTCAGGTCAGTCGCCCTTCCGGCCGGCGCGCGCTGCTGGTGCGGGTCACGCCGCTTCCTCCGCCGGCCTTCCTGCCCTGGAGCAGGGTCGATGGCGGGGCACGAGCGATGGTCCAGGTCGTCGATCCGCAGGCGCCGGTCGACGCGCAGGCCGAACGATTGCGCCGGCTGGTCGGGCTGACCGCGGCCGAGACGCGCGTCGCCGCGCTGCTCGCCAGCGGCCTCGGTCTCACCGAGGCGGCAGGAGTGCTCGGCGTGTCGCTGAACACGGTGAAGACGCACGCCCGCCAGGTTTTCGCCAAGGCCGAGGTGCGTTCCGCTGCGGCCCTGGCGCGGCTCGTGGCGTCGATTCCGGCCGGGCCGCCGCGGCCCGCCGGAACGTCGTAG
- a CDS encoding L-idonate 5-dehydrogenase, which translates to MRAVVIHAPKDLRIDSYPDAEPGPGEVRVKIANGGICGSDLHYYHHGGFGVVRIQQPMALGHEIAGVVASVGDGVTGVKPGTRVAVNPSKPCGQCLHCQEGMRNQCLDMRFLGSAMRFPHVQGGFREFITVDATQAVPIADKLSLAEAAVAEPLAVCLHAGKQAGPLLGKRVMITGCGPIGALMILVARFGGASEIVVTDVADAPLAVAKKLGATHAINVATNATALDPWRAGKGVFDTLFEASGNQAALRAALDVLRPGATLVQLGLGGEMTLPINSIVAKELQLRGTFRFDPEFELAVRLMGEGLIDVKLLITATMPFENAVAAFELASDRAQSMKVQLTF; encoded by the coding sequence ATGCGCGCCGTCGTCATTCACGCCCCGAAGGACCTTCGGATCGACAGCTATCCTGATGCAGAACCCGGCCCGGGCGAGGTCCGCGTCAAGATCGCGAACGGCGGCATCTGCGGCTCCGACCTGCACTACTACCATCACGGCGGCTTCGGCGTCGTCCGTATCCAGCAGCCGATGGCGCTGGGCCACGAGATCGCCGGCGTGGTCGCTTCCGTCGGCGACGGCGTCACCGGCGTGAAGCCGGGCACGCGCGTTGCGGTCAATCCGAGCAAGCCGTGCGGCCAGTGCCTGCACTGCCAGGAGGGCATGCGCAACCAATGCCTCGACATGCGCTTCCTCGGCAGCGCGATGCGCTTTCCCCATGTGCAGGGCGGCTTTCGCGAGTTCATCACGGTCGATGCCACGCAGGCCGTGCCGATCGCGGACAAGCTGTCATTGGCGGAAGCCGCGGTCGCCGAGCCGCTCGCGGTGTGCCTGCATGCCGGCAAGCAGGCCGGCCCCCTGCTCGGCAAGCGCGTCATGATCACCGGTTGCGGCCCGATCGGCGCGCTGATGATTCTGGTCGCACGCTTCGGCGGCGCGTCCGAGATCGTGGTGACCGATGTGGCTGACGCACCGTTGGCAGTCGCGAAGAAGCTCGGCGCCACGCACGCCATCAATGTCGCAACCAACGCCACCGCGCTCGATCCCTGGCGCGCCGGCAAGGGTGTGTTCGACACGCTGTTCGAAGCTTCCGGAAATCAGGCCGCGCTACGCGCCGCGCTCGACGTGCTCAGGCCCGGCGCGACGCTGGTGCAGCTCGGCCTTGGCGGCGAGATGACGCTGCCGATCAATTCCATCGTCGCCAAGGAATTGCAGCTCCGCGGCACCTTCCGCTTCGACCCCGAGTTCGAGCTCGCGGTGCGGCTGATGGGCGAAGGCCTGATCGACGTGAAACTGCTGATCACGGCGACGATGCCGTTCGAGAACGCGGTCGCCGCCTTCGAGCTCGCCAGCGACCGCGCGCAGTCGATGAAGGTGCAGTTGACGTTCTAG
- a CDS encoding sensor histidine kinase, with amino-acid sequence MWNRPRFDLKVRLTLRVAAISAACFAAISAYFLITADRAAHARIDDIAAIVAKTLELQQGKVQWVASPRSDFPNLDPVSAYVMTPGLCLAFRGPGGDMLQRFCSGAPTPASPPPQLFAAFYRSLFDPGREAARPVIVRGAKLGETVVSVDPAVQTAEAWHEAGRLMLALAIALPLLCVLVYAALARALRPTRMIGSGLERIAAGDLTTRLPPFDLAELSAIRDVFNHLAESLDIALAERAELTRKLIALQDEERRHLARELHDEFGQSLAAIRALASSARQTAAQDCPDLLGECDGIARTATGMMETLRGALFRLRPPDVEELGLVASLEGLVAGWNGRSRGQTRFTIRFDGTFESLPAATSASLYRIVQEALTNAAKHAGATRVSLELAMHTEEIALAIDDDGRSNDPAAKSGMGLLGMRERVAALRGQLSFEAAPNGGSALRVVIPLAAADRQPLDRAA; translated from the coding sequence ATGTGGAACCGCCCGAGGTTCGATCTCAAGGTCCGTCTGACGTTGCGCGTGGCCGCGATATCGGCCGCCTGCTTCGCCGCGATCTCCGCCTATTTCCTCATCACGGCCGACCGCGCGGCCCATGCGCGCATCGACGATATCGCCGCCATCGTGGCCAAGACGCTGGAGCTGCAACAGGGCAAGGTCCAGTGGGTGGCCAGCCCCCGCTCGGACTTTCCCAACCTCGATCCCGTGTCGGCCTATGTGATGACGCCCGGCCTGTGTCTGGCGTTCCGCGGCCCCGGCGGCGACATGCTCCAGCGATTCTGCAGCGGCGCGCCGACCCCGGCGAGCCCGCCACCGCAACTCTTCGCGGCCTTCTACCGCAGCCTGTTCGACCCCGGCCGCGAGGCGGCACGGCCTGTGATCGTGCGCGGCGCGAAGCTTGGCGAGACCGTGGTCTCGGTCGATCCGGCCGTGCAGACGGCCGAGGCCTGGCACGAGGCCGGCCGCCTGATGCTCGCGCTTGCGATCGCACTGCCGCTGCTGTGCGTCCTGGTCTACGCCGCGCTCGCCCGCGCGCTGCGCCCCACCCGCATGATCGGCAGCGGCCTCGAGCGGATCGCCGCGGGCGACCTCACCACGCGGCTGCCGCCGTTCGATCTCGCCGAGCTGTCCGCGATCCGCGACGTCTTCAACCATCTCGCCGAAAGCCTCGATATCGCGCTGGCCGAACGCGCCGAGTTGACGCGGAAGCTGATCGCGCTTCAGGACGAGGAGCGCCGCCATCTCGCGCGCGAGCTGCATGACGAGTTCGGTCAGTCGCTCGCCGCGATCCGCGCGCTCGCCTCCTCTGCCCGCCAGACTGCCGCGCAGGACTGCCCTGACCTGCTCGGCGAATGCGACGGCATCGCGCGGACCGCGACCGGCATGATGGAGACGTTGCGCGGCGCGCTGTTCCGGTTGCGCCCGCCTGACGTGGAGGAGCTCGGGCTCGTTGCCAGCCTCGAAGGCCTCGTCGCGGGCTGGAACGGGCGCAGCCGCGGCCAGACGCGCTTTACGATCCGCTTCGACGGCACGTTCGAGAGCCTGCCGGCCGCGACCAGTGCCAGCCTCTACCGCATCGTGCAGGAGGCACTCACCAACGCCGCCAAACATGCCGGCGCCACCAGGGTGAGCCTGGAGCTCGCGATGCACACTGAGGAGATCGCACTTGCGATCGACGATGACGGGCGGTCGAACGATCCCGCCGCCAAATCGGGCATGGGCCTGCTCGGCATGCGCGAGCGCGTCGCGGCCTTGCGCGGCCAGTTGAGCTTCGAGGCTGCGCCGAACGGCGGCTCCGCGCTGCGCGTGGTGATTCCGCTTGCAGCCGCCGACCGGCAGCCCCTGGATCGCGCGGCATGA
- a CDS encoding ArsR/SmtB family transcription factor, whose product MANQLSRLDQVFAALADPTRRAIVIRLCAGEASVGELADPFEMALPSFMKHIKVLETSGLVQSEKSGRVRTCRLSPDALVGAEDWFQQQRAIWEARLDRFEAYVMKLKKEKERAAARRPSRTTKKKGS is encoded by the coding sequence ATGGCTAACCAATTATCCCGGCTCGACCAGGTTTTCGCGGCCCTTGCCGATCCCACGCGGCGGGCGATCGTGATTCGGCTGTGCGCCGGCGAGGCGTCGGTCGGCGAGCTCGCCGATCCCTTCGAGATGGCGCTGCCGAGCTTCATGAAACACATCAAGGTGCTGGAGACGAGCGGGCTCGTTCAATCCGAAAAATCCGGTCGCGTGCGCACCTGCCGCCTCAGTCCGGATGCGCTCGTCGGCGCCGAAGACTGGTTCCAGCAGCAGCGTGCGATCTGGGAGGCGCGGCTCGACCGCTTTGAGGCCTACGTGATGAAGCTGAAGAAAGAGAAGGAGCGGGCGGCCGCCAGACGGCCGTCCCGTACAACCAAGAAGAAAGGTTCCTGA
- a CDS encoding SRPBCC family protein — MTNSANPALSQWSLDREIVMSRVIDAPRELVFEAWSDPKHLPQWFGPKGFKVETFEIDVRVGGVWRFNMIGPDGTVYPNRMRFRRIERPSLMEMDHGTDQDEDPGMFRFTVTFAEQSNGKTVLMMRQLASSTEQRDGMIGFGAVEYGYQTLDKLAAYVAGRKG, encoded by the coding sequence ATGACGAACTCTGCCAATCCCGCCCTGTCGCAATGGTCGCTCGACCGCGAGATCGTGATGTCGCGCGTGATCGACGCGCCGCGCGAGCTGGTGTTCGAGGCATGGTCCGATCCAAAGCATCTGCCTCAATGGTTCGGGCCGAAGGGCTTCAAGGTCGAGACCTTCGAGATCGACGTGCGCGTCGGCGGCGTCTGGCGCTTCAACATGATCGGCCCCGACGGCACCGTCTATCCGAACCGCATGCGCTTCCGCCGCATCGAGCGGCCGTCCCTGATGGAGATGGATCACGGCACCGATCAGGACGAGGATCCCGGCATGTTCCGCTTCACCGTCACCTTTGCCGAGCAGAGCAACGGCAAGACCGTGCTGATGATGCGGCAACTGGCCTCGAGCACCGAGCAGCGCGACGGCATGATCGGATTCGGTGCCGTCGAATACGGCTACCAGACGTTGGACAAGCTCGCGGCTTATGTCGCGGGGAGGAAGGGGTGA
- a CDS encoding response regulator, with protein sequence MSAADATILLVDDHSVVREGYRSVLQKQPGLRVIAEAADGAEAYRLYKSEAPDLVIMDLSMPGIGGIEAVRRIRQWDKAARILVFTMHENAGFAVQAIRAGARGYVTKTSPPETLVRAVMDVLAGKIAISPDIDHELALSRLAGESSAADVLTPREFEVMRLLLAENTTEEIAETLHVSPKTVANLHSLIKDKLGVGSDIELVRLALRQGLLTQPDLGEA encoded by the coding sequence ATGAGCGCGGCCGACGCGACCATTTTGTTGGTCGACGACCATTCCGTCGTCCGCGAGGGCTATCGCTCCGTGCTCCAGAAGCAGCCGGGATTGCGCGTCATCGCCGAAGCCGCCGACGGCGCCGAAGCCTACCGTCTCTACAAATCCGAGGCACCCGACCTCGTCATCATGGACCTGAGCATGCCCGGCATCGGCGGCATCGAGGCGGTCAGGCGGATCAGGCAGTGGGACAAGGCGGCACGGATCCTCGTCTTCACCATGCACGAGAATGCCGGCTTCGCCGTACAGGCGATCCGCGCCGGAGCAAGAGGCTACGTCACCAAGACCAGCCCGCCGGAGACGCTGGTGCGCGCGGTGATGGACGTGCTCGCCGGCAAGATCGCCATCAGCCCCGACATCGACCACGAGCTCGCACTCAGCCGGCTCGCCGGGGAAAGCTCGGCCGCCGACGTGCTCACGCCGCGCGAGTTCGAGGTGATGCGGCTGCTGCTCGCCGAGAACACGACGGAGGAGATTGCCGAGACGCTGCATGTCAGCCCGAAGACGGTGGCGAACCTGCACTCGCTGATCAAGGACAAGCTCGGCGTCGGCTCCGACATCGAGCTGGTCCGCCTGGCGCTGCGCCAGGGACTGCTGACGCAGCCCGATCTGGGCGAGGCCTGA
- a CDS encoding CaiB/BaiF CoA transferase family protein: protein MAGPLEGLKVLDIATIIAAPFAATLLADYGADVLKIEMPGHGDGVRSFPPFKDGKPLWWKAANRNKKFATLDLRTPDGLALFKQLLPRFDVLIENFRPGTLDRWGLSKEVLWSIQPRLVILRATAFGQNGPYSERPGFARIFEAMGGLTYITGESEGEPTHPGYPIGDSIGGLFGAVGVLAALWKRARDPDAPGEEIDLSLTEATFRLLDVLAIEHDQLGTVRGRIGNANGYSAPAAVFRTSDDHWVTLAGSTNALYAANCRAIGRPDLIDDPRFATNDRRVKHAAELNSIFSAWCAEHRLDDVLAKFNAAQGTLAPIYSIDQIADDPQVKAREAITRVADRDFGTVAMTNVVPRFAIDPAQMRHAAGDIGQDNAEVYRDWLGLSEQEIEQLTARKVI, encoded by the coding sequence ATGGCTGGCCCCCTCGAAGGATTGAAGGTCCTCGACATCGCGACGATCATCGCCGCTCCGTTTGCCGCAACGCTGCTGGCCGACTACGGCGCGGACGTGCTCAAGATCGAAATGCCCGGGCATGGCGACGGCGTGCGGTCGTTTCCGCCGTTCAAGGACGGCAAGCCGCTGTGGTGGAAAGCCGCCAATCGCAACAAGAAGTTCGCCACCCTCGATCTGCGGACGCCGGATGGGCTCGCGCTGTTCAAGCAGCTGCTTCCGCGTTTCGACGTGCTGATCGAGAATTTCCGGCCGGGAACGCTCGATCGCTGGGGCCTGTCGAAGGAGGTGCTGTGGTCGATCCAGCCGCGCCTCGTCATCCTGCGCGCCACCGCCTTCGGACAGAACGGGCCCTACAGCGAGCGCCCCGGCTTTGCCCGGATCTTCGAGGCCATGGGTGGGCTGACCTACATCACCGGCGAGAGCGAGGGCGAGCCGACCCATCCCGGATACCCGATCGGAGATTCGATCGGCGGCCTGTTCGGTGCCGTCGGCGTGCTCGCGGCCTTGTGGAAACGGGCACGCGATCCCGATGCACCCGGCGAGGAAATCGATCTCTCGCTCACGGAGGCCACCTTCCGTCTGCTCGACGTTCTCGCCATCGAGCACGACCAGCTCGGCACCGTTCGCGGCCGCATCGGCAACGCCAACGGCTATTCGGCTCCGGCTGCGGTATTCCGCACCAGCGACGATCACTGGGTGACGCTCGCAGGCTCGACCAACGCGCTCTATGCGGCCAATTGCCGGGCCATTGGGCGGCCCGATCTCATCGACGATCCCCGCTTCGCCACCAACGACCGGCGCGTCAAGCACGCCGCAGAGCTCAACAGCATCTTCTCTGCCTGGTGCGCCGAGCACCGTCTTGACGATGTCCTCGCGAAATTCAATGCGGCGCAGGGGACGCTGGCGCCGATCTATTCGATCGACCAGATCGCCGACGATCCACAAGTGAAAGCGCGCGAGGCCATCACCCGCGTCGCCGACCGGGATTTTGGGACCGTCGCCATGACCAATGTCGTCCCGCGCTTCGCCATCGATCCCGCCCAAATGCGCCATGCCGCCGGTGACATCGGTCAGGACAATGCCGAGGTTTATCGGGACTGGCTCGGCCTCTCGGAGCAAGAGATCGAACAGCTCACTGCACGGAAGGTGATCTGA
- a CDS encoding IclR family transcriptional regulator, with the protein MARTVSKPSRAPSSAAVVLASNADDAAFATTLAKGLVVLEAFKAGATLLGNMELSTLTGIPRPTVARLTHTLAELGYLHYDADRAKYRVGARSLRMAHPLLADMQFRQVARPMMQELAQSLRGTVSIGLLDGTSMIYVETARSGDVGPHVPDIGMPIPVVMTAMGRAAAATLPQTDAARLEQRIEGEDAELWSAFRDNYRAGLAQCTSRGFCTCWGEYMASIHAVAAPLFHASEAKRSFSINCGIPAFRLQPGQLESEIGPRIAALADSIRAIVRQAEPTTTPRKIKKITSPGK; encoded by the coding sequence ATGGCTCGAACCGTGTCCAAACCAAGCCGCGCCCCCTCGTCCGCCGCCGTCGTGCTGGCTTCGAACGCCGATGACGCCGCGTTTGCGACGACGCTGGCAAAAGGTCTCGTGGTGCTCGAAGCATTCAAGGCCGGAGCGACGCTGCTCGGCAACATGGAGCTGTCGACGCTGACGGGGATTCCGCGGCCGACGGTGGCGCGGCTGACGCACACGCTGGCCGAGCTCGGCTACCTCCACTACGATGCCGATCGCGCCAAATATCGCGTCGGCGCACGTTCCTTGCGGATGGCGCATCCGCTGCTCGCCGACATGCAGTTCCGGCAGGTCGCACGCCCCATGATGCAGGAGCTGGCGCAGAGCCTGCGCGGCACGGTCTCGATCGGCCTGCTCGACGGCACATCGATGATCTATGTCGAGACCGCACGCTCCGGCGATGTCGGCCCCCACGTCCCCGACATCGGCATGCCCATTCCCGTGGTGATGACGGCCATGGGCCGCGCCGCGGCGGCGACCTTGCCGCAGACCGACGCTGCGCGCCTCGAACAGCGTATCGAGGGCGAAGACGCCGAACTGTGGTCGGCCTTTCGCGACAACTACCGTGCCGGGCTCGCCCAATGCACCAGCCGCGGCTTCTGCACCTGCTGGGGCGAGTACATGGCCTCGATCCACGCCGTCGCAGCGCCGCTGTTTCACGCGAGCGAGGCGAAGCGATCGTTCTCGATCAATTGCGGCATCCCCGCGTTCCGGCTCCAGCCCGGCCAGCTGGAAAGCGAGATCGGCCCGCGCATCGCCGCTCTCGCCGACAGCATCCGCGCCATCGTCAGGCAGGCGGAGCCGACGACGACACCACGCAAAATCAAGAAAATCACGAGCCCCGGGAAATGA
- a CDS encoding SDR family oxidoreductase, whose amino-acid sequence MSTALFNLSGRTALVTGSSRGLGRAIAEGMARAGAKLIINGVDPKRVEQAVAEFRAAGHQAEGAAFNVTDEPAIVAAFNDFDKKGIAVDIVVNNAGIQHRKPLVEFTTDEWRKVIETNLTSAFVIGREAAKRMIPRKHGKIINIGSLGSELARPTIAPYTAAKGGIKNLTRSMAVEWAQHGIQANAIGPGYMLTDMNEALVNNTDFNNWLMGRIPSKRWGKPDELVGAAIFLASDASTYVNGQIIYVDGGMIAAM is encoded by the coding sequence ATGAGCACCGCCCTCTTCAACCTTTCCGGCCGCACCGCGCTCGTGACCGGCTCCTCCCGCGGCCTCGGCCGCGCCATTGCCGAGGGCATGGCTAGGGCCGGCGCCAAGCTGATCATCAACGGCGTCGATCCCAAGCGAGTCGAGCAGGCCGTCGCCGAGTTTCGCGCCGCAGGCCACCAGGCCGAGGGTGCCGCCTTCAACGTCACCGACGAGCCCGCAATCGTCGCGGCGTTCAACGACTTCGACAAAAAGGGCATTGCGGTCGACATCGTCGTCAACAATGCCGGCATCCAGCATCGCAAGCCGCTGGTGGAATTCACCACCGACGAGTGGCGCAAGGTGATCGAGACCAACCTCACCAGCGCCTTCGTGATCGGCCGCGAGGCGGCCAAGCGCATGATACCGCGCAAGCACGGCAAGATCATCAATATCGGCTCGCTCGGCAGCGAGCTCGCGCGCCCCACCATTGCGCCCTACACCGCAGCCAAGGGCGGCATCAAGAACCTGACCCGCTCGATGGCGGTGGAATGGGCCCAGCACGGCATCCAGGCCAACGCGATCGGCCCCGGCTACATGCTGACCGACATGAACGAGGCGCTGGTCAACAACACCGACTTCAACAATTGGCTGATGGGCCGCATCCCCTCGAAGCGCTGGGGCAAGCCGGACGAGCTGGTGGGCGCCGCGATCTTCCTCGCGTCCGACGCCTCCACCTATGTCAACGGCCAGATCATCTATGTCGATGGCGGCATGATCGCCGCGATGTAA
- a CDS encoding Bug family tripartite tricarboxylate transporter substrate binding protein yields the protein MASFKVTRRTLLAALAGGLAVGSIPPARAEDAWPSHLVRLISPYGPGGSNDISLRLLAEEFGRSFHQQFIVENKPGAGTRIANDMVAHAPGDGYTILYVAAPYATAEALFGKLTYDRKELQPVAMAVIAPLFLIISAEAPFKTLPELIAYGKSKPDGLTFASPGAGSQPHLAGELLFRDAGVKGLNIPFRGDAASYTELLAGRVDATLTALPTALPYIQSGKFIVLGVASPERSALYPQAPTLREQGFPNVAAAGWYGFMAPSTTSRTIVDKLQAEVLRALAVPAIKDKLTAQGLEVRAGTAAEFGQFIDSETQKWTKLIREAGLKGE from the coding sequence GTGGCTTCATTCAAGGTCACACGCCGAACCCTGCTGGCGGCACTCGCAGGCGGCCTGGCCGTCGGCTCTATCCCGCCGGCACGGGCAGAGGACGCATGGCCTTCGCACCTGGTGCGGCTGATCTCGCCCTACGGGCCCGGCGGATCCAACGACATCTCCCTGCGCCTGCTGGCCGAAGAGTTCGGCCGCAGCTTCCATCAGCAGTTCATCGTCGAGAACAAGCCCGGCGCCGGCACGCGCATCGCCAACGATATGGTCGCCCATGCGCCCGGCGACGGCTACACCATTCTCTACGTCGCGGCTCCCTACGCCACCGCCGAGGCGCTGTTCGGTAAGCTGACTTATGACCGCAAGGAGCTGCAGCCTGTCGCGATGGCTGTGATCGCGCCGCTTTTTCTCATCATCAGCGCCGAGGCGCCGTTCAAGACGCTCCCCGAGTTGATCGCCTACGGCAAATCCAAACCGGACGGACTGACCTTCGCCTCGCCAGGCGCCGGCTCGCAGCCGCACCTTGCCGGAGAGCTCCTGTTTCGCGATGCCGGCGTCAAGGGCCTGAACATTCCGTTCCGGGGTGATGCCGCCTCCTACACCGAACTGCTCGCCGGCCGCGTCGATGCCACGCTGACGGCGCTGCCGACTGCCTTGCCCTACATCCAGAGCGGCAAGTTCATCGTGCTCGGCGTCGCCTCGCCCGAGCGCAGCGCGCTCTATCCGCAGGCGCCCACCCTGCGCGAGCAGGGTTTTCCCAACGTCGCCGCCGCCGGCTGGTACGGCTTCATGGCGCCGTCGACGACGTCGCGCACGATCGTCGACAAGCTCCAGGCCGAAGTTCTGCGCGCCCTCGCCGTGCCCGCGATCAAGGACAAGCTGACCGCCCAGGGTCTCGAAGTTCGCGCCGGCACCGCCGCCGAGTTCGGCCAGTTCATCGACAGCGAGACGCAGAAATGGACCAAGCTGATCCGCGAGGCCGGTCTCAAGGGCGAATGA